The Streptomyces kanamyceticus DNA segment GGGTGATGAGCCCGGTGGTGAAGTCGTCGGCCCCGGAGAGCAGTCGCAGTGTCAGGGCGTACGCGGCGAACAGCAGGGACTTGACCGGCAGCGCCTGCTCCCGGGCCAGCGCGCGGGCGCCGCGCACGACGTCGTCGGGCAGTTCGACGAGCCGGACGACCAGGTCGTCGCCGCGCGGCGGTTCGGCGGCCGCGAAGCCGTCGAGCCGCAGCGCGTCGGCCCCGTCCGTCACCGTCTTCCAGTGCTCGCGCGCCGCCGGGTCGGCCAGCGCCGCGCGCTCGCCCCCCAGGTGATGGGCGGCGGCGGGCGGCGCCTCGTCCGTGACGGGCCCGATGTCCGCGCCCAGGGCGTGCAGATAGTCCTGGAGGAGTTCGGTGAGGAGGTTGGCGACGCTGCCGCCGTCGAGCAGCGCGTGGTGGAAGCCGAGCACCAGGTCGACGCCGTCGTCGCGGACGTGGGCCCGGAACAGGTACAGCGGCGCGTGCTCGAACCGGTAGCGGTGGTAGCGGCGTTGCTCGATGTGGGCGTGGATCTCGTCCTCGGCGTCCGGCGCCGGGCGGCCGCGCAGGTCGACCACGTCGAGGCCGCCCGGCGCGTCCGCGTGCACGAGCTGCAGCGGCTCGGTGAAGCCGCCGAGGTCGAAGGAGGAGCGCAGCGCGGGGTGCCGGGCGGCGATCCTGGCGAAGGCGGCCCGGAAGTGCGTCTCGTCCCAGGCCATGGCGAGCCGGTAGCGGAACACGTCGTGGTAGACGGCGGAGTGCTCGCTCTGCAGGCTGTGGTAGACGAGGCCGAGTTGGAGGCGGGTCAGCGGGAAGGCGTCGACGGCGTCCGTGATGCGGGCCCGGTCCACCCGGGAGACGAGGCCGAAGGGCGGCAGCTCGGCGGCGGGGCCCGCTGCCCCGGTGGCGGCGTGCGCGGCGAGGGCCGCGACCGTCGGGTGCCACACGAGGTCGTTCAGCGAGAAGTGGATGCCCTGCCGCTCGGCGAGGGCGCGCAGGCGCAGCATCAGGAGTGAGTCGCCGCCGAGCGCGTAGTAGTCGTCGTGGATGCCGACCCGCTCCGCGCCGAGCACCTCGGCCCAGATGCCGACGAGTACCCGTTCGGTCTCGGTGCGGGGCGGGGCGCCCGGCTCGCCGCGACTCGTTTCCGGGTCCGGCAGTGCGCGCCGGTCCAGCTTGCCGTTGGGGGTCAGGGGTATCGCGTCGATGCGCGGCAGATGGGCGGGGATCATGAACTCGGGCAGTTCGGCCGCGAGTTGCTCGCGCAGCCACCTCGGGTCGAGGTCGTCCTCGCCCGTCCAGTAGCCGACGAGGTAGGTGCCGCGCCCCGGGGACGTGCGGTCCACGACGGCGGCGTCCCGTACGCCGTGTATGCGGACCAGGGCGTCCCGGACCTCGCCCGGTTCGACGCGGTTGCCGCGGATCTTCACCTGGCCGTCGATGCGGCCGAGGTACTCCAGGGTGCCGTCGGCGAGCCAGCGGGCGAGGTCGCCGGTGCGGTAGAGCCTGCCGCCGTCGACGAACGGCGCGGGCACGAACTTCTCCCGGGTCAGCTCGGGTCTTTCCAGGTAGCCGCGGGCGAGCGCGACACCGCCGATGCACAGCTCGCCCGGTACGCCGACGGGCTGGGGCGTGCCGTCGGGGCCCACGACGTACAACTCCGTGTTGTCGATGGGGCGTCCGATGGGGACCCGGGTGACGGGCCGTCCCGGGTCGGCAGGGCAGGTGTGGGCGCAGACGTCCACGGTCGCCTCGGTCGGCCCGTACAGATTGGTCAGCGCCGGTGCCCCCGCGACACCGGCGTAGACGCGGTTGAACTGGTCGACGCGCCCCGGGGGCAGCGCCTCACCGCTGCACACCACGTGGCGCAGCGAGTCCGCCCGCGCACGGTGGCGCGGCGATTCCTCCAGGAGGTCCAGGAAGGGACCGAGCATGGAGGGCACGAAGTGTACGACGCTGACGCGGTGTTGGGCGATGGCGTCGAGGAGTTGGCGCGGGTCCTTCTCGCCGCCGGGCGGCAGCAGCGCCACGGACGCGCCCTCGATCGCCCACCAGAACAGCTCCCACACGGAGACGTCGAAGGAGATGGGGGTCTTCTGCAGGAGTACGTCGTCCTCGCCGATCGGCAGGGCGCGCTGCATCCAGGCGAGGCGGTTGACCACCGAACGGTGCTCGACCATCGCGCCCTTGGGGCGGCCCGTGGACCCCGAGGTGTAGATGACGTAGGCCAGGTCGCGGGGGCCCGCCACGGGTTCGAGGGCGGCCGCGGAGCCCTGCATCAGGTCGTCGACGGGGCACACCGGCGTCCCGGCGGGTACGGGCAGGTCCGGGGCCTCCGCGTCGGTGACGACGACCTTGGCGCCGCTGTCCTGGAGGATGTGGCCGATGCGCGCCGCCGGGTAGCCGGGGTCGACGGGGACGTACGCGCCACCGGATTTGAGGACGCCGAGGACGGCGGCGAGCATCCGCGGGCCGCGTTCCATCAGCACGGCGACACGGTCGTCACGGCCCACCCGGCGCGCGCGCAGCGACCGGGCCACTTGGTTGGCGAGGGCGTCGAGTTCGGCGTAGCGGATGGTCTCCTGCTCGTCGTCGCCGAGCACCGCGGTCCGGTCGGGGAAGCGGGCCGCCCGTTCCTCGAACAGGGCGTGCAGGGTCGTGTCGTCGGCGAACGGGACGCGGGGGCCGCGGGCGAAGCGCTGGAGGGTCTCCTGCTCGCGCGCGGAGAGCATGTACAGCTCGCCCGCGGGCAGTTCGGGCTTGTCGAGCCCGTGCGCGATCAGCGACGTCAGATGTTCCACGAGCGAGGTGACGGTCAGGTCGTCGTCGAACACGTCGGTGGCGTAGCGCACTTCGATCCGCAGGTCCGAGCTGCCCCTGGCGCCGACGACGGCGACCGCGAGCGCCTCCTGCTCGTGCGGCGGCGCCGTGAACGACACGCCGCCGCGCACCACGCCGTCCAGGGGCAGCGGGTTGCGCAGCGTCAGATAGGAGAGGGTGACGTCGAAGAGCCTGCGCTCCCTGGACCCGTCGGCGGGCAGCTCCCGCAGCAGGTCCCCGATCGGCAGCCGTTGGTGCTGCTGGAGGTCGCCCACCGATTCCTGGAGGTCGGTGGCGATGCCCGCGAGCGGCTTCCCCTCGGGCACCTCGATGCGCAGCGGCAGGGTGTTGGCGTACTGCGCGACGGCTGTCAGCTCGGCCCGGGTGCGCCGGTTGAGCAGGGGTACGCCGATCACGGCCTGGGTGGTCCGGTGCACGCGGGCGAGCCAGGTGCCGAGCGCGGCGGCGACGTACGCGAAGGGGGTGCTGCCGCTCTCCTTGATGCTCTCGACGACGGCGCCGGGCAGCGTGAAGGTGTGCAGCCCGAAGGAGGAGCCGGTGTCCTGGACGCGCCGGGGGAAGAAGTTCGGCTCCATCAGGGCCAGTTCACCGCGGTGGTAGGCGCGGTCGTCCGCGTACTCCTGGGCGGCGAAGTAGGCGTCGCGGCCGGTGACGGCGGCCAGCACGGACGGCGCGGGGCCGCGGTCGCGCGGCTCCTGTCCCCGGGCGCGGCGCGCGTAGTCCTCCATCAGCTCGGTGTGCAGGACCTCCGCGCCGCGCCCGTCGAGCAGCAGGTGGTGGCCCTTCAGGAAGAGCTGGACCGCGTCGTCGCCCTCGCGCAGCAGCGTCGCCCGGAAGAGCCGCCGGTCACGCAGGTCGAAGGGGGTGGCCATGGTCCTCTCGCGCCAGGCCCGGCAGGCCGCCTCCGGATCGGGTTCCGCGGAGAGGTCGACGAGGTCGACGACGGGTTCGCCGTCGTCCCTGAGGGTGTCGGCGAGCCACTGGCACGGCACCCCTTCGGCGTCGTCGAAGCGGAGCCGGAAGGTGTCGTGGCGCTCCAAGACGCGCGTGAAGCACGCGCGCAGGAGCTCCCCGTCGACGGCACCGGTGAACCGCTCGTAGACGGCACCGTTGAACTGCGGGCTGCCGGGTGCCCGGGATTCCGCGAACCAGATGTCTCGCTGGTACGGCGACAGCTGAACTTTGTCGGTACTGATGAGCTTGTCCTGTTCTTGAGTAGGGCCGTTACGGAGCGGGTGGGGGATCGGGGATGGGGATGCAGGGTCGGGGATCAGGAGGCCATGGCGGCCGCCCGCTTGGCTCGGGACGCCCGGACGCCCTCACGCCGGTCGGTGAAGGAGGTGGCCTGGGTGTCCAGCTTCGACAGGAATCCCGCGAGCTCCTCGCGGGCCGCCTCGCCCGCGGGGCCGAGCCCGTCGCGCTCGAAGACGCGCAGCTTGCGCAGGATCGGCATGACCACGTTGTCGTGGTGCAGCCGCAGGTCGTAGATGCCCGCGAGGGCGATCTCCGCGGACTTGCGCCCGAAGTCCTTGATCGTCGAACCGGGCATCTCGAACCCGATCACGACGTCCCTGACCACCTCCATGGCGGTGTCGGGGGACAGCTCGAAGGCGGCCTCGACGAGGTTGCGGTAGAAGACCATGTGGAGGTTCTCGTCGGCCGCGATCCGCGCGAGCAGGGCGTCACAGACCGGGTCGGTACTGACCAGACCGGTGTTGCGGTGCGAGATGCGGGTGGCGAGCTCCTGGAAGGCGGCGTACGCGATCGCGTGCACGGCGCTGAAGTTGTCGGGGCGGTCGTAGCCCCCCTCCATGTGCGCCATCCTGGCCCGCTCCAGGGCGCGCGGGTCGACGGCCCGGGTGACCAGGAGGTAGTCGCGCAGCGCGGTGCCGTGCCTGGCCTCCTCCGCCGTCCAGCGGTTGACCCAGGTGCCCCAGGCCCCGTCCTTGCCGAACTCGGCCACCGCGAAGTGGTAGCCGGGCAGGTTGTCCTCGGTCAGCAGGTTCACCACGAGCGAGGTGCGGGCGACCTCGGGGAGCGTCGCCTCGGTGGGCTCCCAGGCCGCGCCGCCGAGCGGGCCCTCGAAGTCGCGGCCCTCGCTCCAGGGGACGTACTCGTGCGGGAACCACTCCTTGGCGACCCCGTGATGACGGTGGAGGTTCTCCTCCACCACCGGCTGCAGCTCGGCCAGGAGGGAGTGCTCCGCGCGCGCGGCGCCTCGGTCGGACCGGTCGATGGGTGGCATTTCGCTCTCTCTTCGCGTGGTGGTCGAGGTGCGGGGCGGGGTGACCGGTCCGGCCGGACCGGTCACCCGTACCTGCGGTGCTACCGCGTACGTGAGCGGATCCAGGGAGTCGCCGCCGCGGCCGCGACGGAGCCGATGGCGCAGGCGAGGAACACCTGCAAGTACCCGGTGTCGTCGAGGACGTTGTGGCGTTCGAGGATCGCGGCGAGCGCCGCGATGCCGAGCGCGCCGCCGATCTGACGTGTCGTCATCAGCAGCCCGGTGCCGGACGCGAAGCGCTGGGGCTCGAGCGCGGCGGTGGCGGCGTTGGAGATGGCGGTCAGCGCGGCGCCGATGCCGAGGCCGCCCAGGATGCCGATGGGCAACCAGACGGCGACGTACTGCCGTTCGGTGCCCAGCAGCAGGTACATCGCGGCGCAGGTGGCGCCGAAGAGCACGGATCCCCCGGCCACCGCGGCCCACTGCTTGCTCGGGCCGACCCTGCGGCCCACCACGATCGCGCCGAGCGCGGCGCTGAAGGCACCCGGCGTGACCGCGAGGCCCGCCTTCAGCTCGGAGTAGCCCCAGATGGCGTTGAGGAAGAGGAGCGAGCTGAGCAGGTAGGAGTACATGGCCGCGCCGAAGAGCAGCGAGGAGACGTTGGTGGCGGCGAAGGTGCGGTTGCGCCACAGGTCGAGCTCGATGGCGGGCGCGCTCTGCCGCTTGGAGAGCAGCAGCGCGGCGAGGACGAGCACGAAGCCGCCGACGATCAGCGCGAGGACCGAGCCGCTGCCCCAGCCCCACTCCGTGCCCTGCGTCACGCCGAACACGACGCCGCCGATGCCCAGGGCGAGGGCCAGGGTGCCGACCGGGTCGGGCAGCTTGCGGCCGCTCGGCGTGTCACCGACGAGGCGCGCGGAGATCGCCACGATGGCGAGGCCGATCGGCAGGTTGATCAGGAAGACGCTGCGCCAGCCCCACACGTCGACGAGGAGCCCGCCGAGGCTCGGCCCGACGGCCGCGGCCATGGAGCCGACCGCGCCCCAGACGCCGACGGCGACCTGACGGCGGGCGGGCGGGGTGTGCTGGAGGACGAGGCCGAGCGCGGAGGGGATCATGCCCGCCGCGCCGACGCCCTGCAGCGCACGGGCCCCGACGAGCATCGGCACTCCGGTGGCGAAACCGCTCAGCACCGAGGCGACGGTGAACAGGACCGTCGACCAGAGGAACAGCTGCTTGCGCCCGATCACGTCGGCGACGCGGCCCGCGACCGCGAGCAGCGCGGCGAACACGACGGTGTACGCCGTGACGACCCAGGTCAGCTGGGACAGCGAGGCGTCGGTGAAGTCGCCGCGCAGGTCGGAGAAGGCGATGTTGACGACCGTGGTGTCGAGCACGGCGAGGAAGGTGGCCCCGGACGCGACGAACAGCGCGAGCTTGGCAGCCGTCGACGAGCCCGCCGGGCTCTGGTGCGCCTGCTCTTCGCCCACACCTGCGACGTCCCTCGGACCCGCTCCTGGCGAGGGAGGTGAACTGGTGGTCATGGGTGGTGTTCCCTTCGTGGTCGGTACCGCAGCCGGCATCGGATGCCAGATAAAACTAAACGACCGGTCGTTCTTTTAAAAGGGAGGACCGGCTCGGGCCGCGGTCGACCGGACTAACGAGCGATGAACTCCATGGCCGATTCGACGATCTCCGGCTCGCCGAGGATCTTGCGGTGTCCGAGCCCCGCGGTGATCACCAGCTCCGCCCGTTCCCCGTACGCCTCCTTCAGCGCGTGCGCCTGTGCCACCGGCACCATGTCGTCGTCCGTGTCATGGATGATCCGCATCGGTACGTCGATCTCCTCCGGTCCGCGCGTGGCGTCGAACAGCGCCCAGGGGTCGGTGACTTCGGCGAAGAGCCGGTGCTCGATGCGGTCGCGCAGGTCCTCGCGCAGGCCCCGCCGCAGCCCCAGGATCCGGGCGAACTCGTCGGGGAAGTGCCCGAAGTCCTTCACCGCCGCCACGGTGACCAGGCGCCCGGCCCGCACGTCGCCGCGGAGCGCGAGGAGGATGCTGGTGGCACCGAGGGAGTGCGCGACGACCGAGTGGAACGCGCCGTAGCGCCGCTGGAGCCCGCCGATGATCTCGCGGTACTCAAGGATCGTCGTGGACTTGCCGCCCGAACTCCCGTGTCCCGGGGCGTCGAAGGAGATCGGCGTCAGACCGAGCGCCTCCAGGTGCGGCACGAAGGCGGCGTACCGCGAGGCCCTGGACTGCCAGCCGTGCAGCATCAGGACGGGGCGCTCGCCGGTTCCCCAGCGGTACACCCGCACCTGCTTGCCGTTGACGGACAGCTCCTCGGTGACGGCGCGCTCGTGGGCGGCGCGCTCGGCGGGCAGCACCTTGCCGCGCCGCACCGGACGACAGAAGAGACCGAAGGCGAGCCGCCCCGCGAGGGCGGGGGCGGGCCGCGCCACCGCGTTCAACAGCCCACCGACGAACAACTCCACGCGGCTCATGCGCCCCGCTCCCCCTGCACGAAACCAGCAGCCCGCACCGGATGCCGCCGCAGGGCCTCGTGCGTCAGCTCGGCCGCCGCGCCCGTGTATCCGGCCGGGTCCAGGAGCTCCGCGAGGGCTCGCGGGTCGAAGCGGTCGGTGATCCGCGGATCCCCGGCAAGCACCGTCGCCAGCGGGCGGCCCGAGGTCGCGGACTCCCGTGCGGCCCGGCTCATGACCTCCTTCGCCGCGGCCTTTCCGAGAGCGGGCGCGAGTACCGCCGCGAGCCGCTCCGAGACGATCAGGCCGCCGGTGAGGCCCAGGTTCTCCCGCATCCGCGCGGGCCGCACCTCCAGGCCCGCCACCAGCTCGCGCGCGGTGTGCGCGGCGCCTCCCGCCAGGCGCAGGCACTCGCGCAACGGCTGCCACTCGGCGTGCCAGGCACCGGCCGAGCGCTCGTCCTCCGACAGCAAGGTCTGCGTCAACACACTGGCGTAGGCGGGCACTTGGAGAGCCGCCGAGCGGATCAGTGTGGCCAGTGCGGGGTTCCGCTTCTGCGGCATCGCCGACGAGACGCCCCGGCCTGCCGCGGCGGGCTCGGCCACCTCGGCGACCTCCGTACGGGCCAGGGACTGCACGTCCACCGCGATCTTCCCCAGCACCCCGGTGGTCAGGGCGAGTTCGGCGGCGAGGGCGGCGATCGGCAGCCGGTTGCTGTGCCAGGGCAGCGCCGGGGCGCTCAGGCCCGTCTCCGCGGCGAACCGGTCGGTCAGCCGCCGCGCGTAGCCGTCCGTGGGCGCCCCGCCGCTGTGCAGCTTCTCGTACTCGACGTAGCCCGCCAACGTTCCTGCCGCGCCGCCCAGTTGGACGACCAGGCCATCCTCCCGCAGCACCCGCAGCCGGTCCGCCGCCGCGCCCACCGCGGTCAGCCAGCCCGCCGCCTTGAGGCCGAACGTCGTCGGCACCGCGTGCAGCGCGAGCGTGCGCCCCGCCATCAGCGCGTCCGCGTGCTCCTCGGCAAGCGCCCGCAGCGAGCCCGTGATGTGCTCCAGGTCCGCCGCCAGGATCGCGAGGGTGCGCCCGGCGACCAGCATCAGCGCGGTGTCGAAGATGTCCTGGCTGGTGGAGCCGCGGTGCACGTAGTCGGCGGCCGCCGGGTCCTTGTCGGCCACCAGGCGCGTGAACGCCTGCACCAGGGCGACCACCGGGTTGGCCGCGCCCCTGCTGAGCACGGCGAGTTCGCGCAGGTCCAGGAGTTCGGCGCGGGCCAGCGCGGTGATGCTCTCGGCCGCCTGCGCGGGCACGTTGCCGAGGGCGGCCTGGGCCCGGACGAGGGCCGCCTCGGCGTCGAGCATCGCCTGCAGCCAGGCGCCGTCGGACGTCGCGGCCTCGGCGGGCGTACCCGCGCGGACCGGGCTGAGCAGCCCGGCGTCGAGGGAGGGAAGGGTGCTGGTCACCTTGTCAGCTCTCCGATCATCTCGCTGTCCTGGCGGGCGCCCCCGCCCAGGCCGAGTACGGCGAGGGCGATGGCGTCGGAGTCCTGCAGCGTCACCGAGTTCACGCCGGGCCTGATGCCCGCCGCGGTCGCCCAGTGCACGGACTCGGTGGGCACGCCGAAGGCGAAGCGCCGCGGATGCGCCCGGCCCGCCGCGTCGATCAGGTGGAACGGCGCGTCGGTGACGGCGAGTCCGCCCGTCTCGTACACGGAGCCGTCGGGGTCGGTCACCTCGTACGAGCGGCACTGCCGTTCCTGGAGGAGCCGCAGCAGCAGGGGATCGGCGGTGACCCGCAGGTCGATCTCCGGGAGGCGGGCCTCGATCAGGGTGGTCGCCCAGGTCAGCGAGTCCGGCACGGCGGCGGACTCGATGGTGAACGCCCGCGCGGAGTCGTCCGTCGCCGCCCGCACGTCGGGGCCGAGCACCCGCAGCACACCGGCCTCGATCAGGGCGATGGCCTCCTCGATGCGCCGGGCGGGCGGGCCGATGGAGAGGAACGCGTTCAGCGGCGTGTACCAGGCGTCCAGGTCCGCGCGGTGCGAACCGCCGGTCAGGCCGCCGTGGTCGATGACCAGCCGGAGTTCGTTGCGCAGATCGCGCAGGACGTCGAGCGCCGACTTGAGCGGCCCCGCCACGTTGCCCGCGCGGGCCGCCCTGAGGTCGTCGCGCAGGTGGTCCACGAGCCAGTCCGTGAACTCCTTCGGCGCGCCGAACTCCCGCCCCGCGTAAGGGCGGGCGACGCGGTCCCAGTCCCAGCGGTCCGCCGCGTCGATGCCGTACGCGTCCAGGATCTCCCGCTCCCGCGCACTGCCGGGAGCGGCCGCCAGGTAGCGGGTGCGCAGCAGTTCGGCGTCCAGGGGGCGGCCCTCGCCGGTGAGC contains these protein-coding regions:
- a CDS encoding amino acid adenylation domain-containing protein; the encoded protein is MSPYQRDIWFAESRAPGSPQFNGAVYERFTGAVDGELLRACFTRVLERHDTFRLRFDDAEGVPCQWLADTLRDDGEPVVDLVDLSAEPDPEAACRAWRERTMATPFDLRDRRLFRATLLREGDDAVQLFLKGHHLLLDGRGAEVLHTELMEDYARRARGQEPRDRGPAPSVLAAVTGRDAYFAAQEYADDRAYHRGELALMEPNFFPRRVQDTGSSFGLHTFTLPGAVVESIKESGSTPFAYVAAALGTWLARVHRTTQAVIGVPLLNRRTRAELTAVAQYANTLPLRIEVPEGKPLAGIATDLQESVGDLQQHQRLPIGDLLRELPADGSRERRLFDVTLSYLTLRNPLPLDGVVRGGVSFTAPPHEQEALAVAVVGARGSSDLRIEVRYATDVFDDDLTVTSLVEHLTSLIAHGLDKPELPAGELYMLSAREQETLQRFARGPRVPFADDTTLHALFEERAARFPDRTAVLGDDEQETIRYAELDALANQVARSLRARRVGRDDRVAVLMERGPRMLAAVLGVLKSGGAYVPVDPGYPAARIGHILQDSGAKVVVTDAEAPDLPVPAGTPVCPVDDLMQGSAAALEPVAGPRDLAYVIYTSGSTGRPKGAMVEHRSVVNRLAWMQRALPIGEDDVLLQKTPISFDVSVWELFWWAIEGASVALLPPGGEKDPRQLLDAIAQHRVSVVHFVPSMLGPFLDLLEESPRHRARADSLRHVVCSGEALPPGRVDQFNRVYAGVAGAPALTNLYGPTEATVDVCAHTCPADPGRPVTRVPIGRPIDNTELYVVGPDGTPQPVGVPGELCIGGVALARGYLERPELTREKFVPAPFVDGGRLYRTGDLARWLADGTLEYLGRIDGQVKIRGNRVEPGEVRDALVRIHGVRDAAVVDRTSPGRGTYLVGYWTGEDDLDPRWLREQLAAELPEFMIPAHLPRIDAIPLTPNGKLDRRALPDPETSRGEPGAPPRTETERVLVGIWAEVLGAERVGIHDDYYALGGDSLLMLRLRALAERQGIHFSLNDLVWHPTVAALAAHAATGAAGPAAELPPFGLVSRVDRARITDAVDAFPLTRLQLGLVYHSLQSEHSAVYHDVFRYRLAMAWDETHFRAAFARIAARHPALRSSFDLGGFTEPLQLVHADAPGGLDVVDLRGRPAPDAEDEIHAHIEQRRYHRYRFEHAPLYLFRAHVRDDGVDLVLGFHHALLDGGSVANLLTELLQDYLHALGADIGPVTDEAPPAAAHHLGGERAALADPAAREHWKTVTDGADALRLDGFAAAEPPRGDDLVVRLVELPDDVVRGARALAREQALPVKSLLFAAYALTLRLLSGADDFTTGLITHGRPEREGAERMVGLFLNTVPVRVTKTETEADGSWLDVVRELFRQERAGRPHQRYPLSAIQEDHGAPVLHTAFNYVHFHVLSDVLRLPDVRLEEFTAWEETDFQLLVNAFTHPVDGSVTLRIDGEGRGITPAQAELFGDTYTEVLRRIVDEPDEAPDFAFLAEGAARTEMVAPFDEDVVCLFRRQADRTPDAPAVSTGERACSYRELAEHSERVARRLVALGARPGARVGIAMDRSPETIAAILGTAMAGAACVPLDTGYPAARIAAMVADAEPFRIIARAADAGSFGEGAPLLTAESLFDDEATQPQPQPQSQSQSQQPQSQPQRQPQRQPQSQHEPQSQPHPRVSEGPLDPASTAYILFTSGSTGRPKGVVMPHRSLANLIGWQIRATSAAAGGTTAQYAPLSFDVSFQEIYSTLCSGGTLRLVAEAERRDMPALLRMLDREGVARIFLPYVALQQLAEASAALGVVPRGLRVICSSGEQLRVTDEIRTLLAALPGAVLENQYGPTESHVVSTHTLAGDPAAFPAIVPIGAPISGADVLVLDPKGRPVPTGVQGELFLTGAALADGYLGDPALTEERFVPVTLPGGAVTAYRTGDLGLVLPDGSLAYAGRADTQVKIRGYRVEPAEAEVALVRLAAGPAGGGIKEAAVVARAAADGSTGLVAFLVGDPESTDLVALRGELRTLLPEFMVPDHFAWLPELPLTPSGKRDDGALRTLRLDRPEASDGQAPRDAYERTLAELLGGLLGVGSVGVHDDIFALGATSLTTMRLVVLIEQRYGVTIPISGFIAAPTVAALAELLRSGGATLSFDPLVPIRAEGERTPLFLAHPMGGNVLCYVPLARHLPEGQPLFAFQASGGDLGTEPLRSVPDIAASYIEAMRRVRPQGPYVVGGWSFGGFVAFEMARQLRAAGDEVAEVILLDTVALGPAEERQGYTDEALLGWFFWELLLLGRGGDSPIEAIPAELTTLDEKFGFIARTATDEGILPADSDGSLVGRLFRVYEANWRATQHYQPEPGADDITLIRASEPLPRVLRAMHGAGGTQHTDPANGWHTMTTGHVKVVHVPGDHLSIMEEPHVADVAAAVAELAESGTAEKGKRRV
- a CDS encoding acyl-ACP desaturase, producing MPPIDRSDRGAARAEHSLLAELQPVVEENLHRHHGVAKEWFPHEYVPWSEGRDFEGPLGGAAWEPTEATLPEVARTSLVVNLLTEDNLPGYHFAVAEFGKDGAWGTWVNRWTAEEARHGTALRDYLLVTRAVDPRALERARMAHMEGGYDRPDNFSAVHAIAYAAFQELATRISHRNTGLVSTDPVCDALLARIAADENLHMVFYRNLVEAAFELSPDTAMEVVRDVVIGFEMPGSTIKDFGRKSAEIALAGIYDLRLHHDNVVMPILRKLRVFERDGLGPAGEAAREELAGFLSKLDTQATSFTDRREGVRASRAKRAAAMAS
- a CDS encoding DHA2 family efflux MFS transporter permease subunit, which translates into the protein MGEEQAHQSPAGSSTAAKLALFVASGATFLAVLDTTVVNIAFSDLRGDFTDASLSQLTWVVTAYTVVFAALLAVAGRVADVIGRKQLFLWSTVLFTVASVLSGFATGVPMLVGARALQGVGAAGMIPSALGLVLQHTPPARRQVAVGVWGAVGSMAAAVGPSLGGLLVDVWGWRSVFLINLPIGLAIVAISARLVGDTPSGRKLPDPVGTLALALGIGGVVFGVTQGTEWGWGSGSVLALIVGGFVLVLAALLLSKRQSAPAIELDLWRNRTFAATNVSSLLFGAAMYSYLLSSLLFLNAIWGYSELKAGLAVTPGAFSAALGAIVVGRRVGPSKQWAAVAGGSVLFGATCAAMYLLLGTERQYVAVWLPIGILGGLGIGAALTAISNAATAALEPQRFASGTGLLMTTRQIGGALGIAALAAILERHNVLDDTGYLQVFLACAIGSVAAAAATPWIRSRTR
- a CDS encoding alpha/beta fold hydrolase, giving the protein MSRVELFVGGLLNAVARPAPALAGRLAFGLFCRPVRRGKVLPAERAAHERAVTEELSVNGKQVRVYRWGTGERPVLMLHGWQSRASRYAAFVPHLEALGLTPISFDAPGHGSSGGKSTTILEYREIIGGLQRRYGAFHSVVAHSLGATSILLALRGDVRAGRLVTVAAVKDFGHFPDEFARILGLRRGLREDLRDRIEHRLFAEVTDPWALFDATRGPEEIDVPMRIIHDTDDDMVPVAQAHALKEAYGERAELVITAGLGHRKILGEPEIVESAMEFIAR
- a CDS encoding class-II fumarase/aspartase family protein — its product is MTSTLPSLDAGLLSPVRAGTPAEAATSDGAWLQAMLDAEAALVRAQAALGNVPAQAAESITALARAELLDLRELAVLSRGAANPVVALVQAFTRLVADKDPAAADYVHRGSTSQDIFDTALMLVAGRTLAILAADLEHITGSLRALAEEHADALMAGRTLALHAVPTTFGLKAAGWLTAVGAAADRLRVLREDGLVVQLGGAAGTLAGYVEYEKLHSGGAPTDGYARRLTDRFAAETGLSAPALPWHSNRLPIAALAAELALTTGVLGKIAVDVQSLARTEVAEVAEPAAAGRGVSSAMPQKRNPALATLIRSAALQVPAYASVLTQTLLSEDERSAGAWHAEWQPLRECLRLAGGAAHTARELVAGLEVRPARMRENLGLTGGLIVSERLAAVLAPALGKAAAKEVMSRAARESATSGRPLATVLAGDPRITDRFDPRALAELLDPAGYTGAAAELTHEALRRHPVRAAGFVQGERGA